Proteins from a single region of Fusobacteriaceae bacterium:
- a CDS encoding DUF1850 domain-containing protein, whose amino-acid sequence MKRPARVLVMEDRDTGRKWEYKLPGNAFSLGYVHSVMKTTAEEYFKAGKDGRIVLTETVYQSYGVGLPFLPEEGELTVRDGLFILKMHREFPEISMVISPLARHYLRIGGTKLNLSEILGDKSAKIKLSIKRNS is encoded by the coding sequence GTGAAGCGTCCCGCTCGGGTTCTCGTGATGGAAGACAGAGACACCGGAAGAAAATGGGAATACAAACTTCCCGGCAACGCCTTTTCTCTGGGGTATGTGCATTCAGTCATGAAAACCACCGCCGAGGAATATTTCAAGGCGGGGAAAGACGGCAGGATCGTGCTTACGGAAACCGTATACCAATCTTATGGCGTCGGACTTCCTTTCTTGCCCGAAGAGGGGGAACTGACCGTCAGGGACGGTCTCTTCATCCTGAAGATGCACCGGGAATTTCCGGAGATCTCCATGGTGATCTCGCCTCTGGCCAGGCATTATCTGAGGATCGGAGGGACGAAGCTCAACCTGAGTGAGATTTTGGGCGACAAATCGGCCAAAATCAAGCTTTCGATCAAAAGAAATTCATAA